In a genomic window of Streptomyces sp. NBC_01231:
- a CDS encoding acyl carrier protein, whose amino-acid sequence MSTDLPGTTVKSWVVGVVEDALRAGPVTPEDSFYDFGGSSLLAMRICIRIQQQTGVEIASEVLLDSDTIGQFADEVAARRNRV is encoded by the coding sequence ATGTCAACAGACCTGCCCGGCACAACAGTCAAGTCCTGGGTGGTGGGAGTAGTGGAAGACGCGTTGCGGGCGGGCCCCGTGACGCCCGAGGACAGCTTCTACGACTTCGGTGGTTCGTCTCTGCTGGCCATGCGCATCTGCATCCGGATCCAGCAGCAGACAGGCGTGGAGATTGCCTCCGAGGTGCTGCTCGACAGCGACACCATCGGGCAGTTCGCTGATGAGGTCGCCGCGCGAAGGAATCGCGTATGA
- a CDS encoding AMP-binding protein, with product MSEATLIHAAVAHRAELAPDALALIDKDERVSYAELDAASDALARHLRDRGVGRGSLVPVVLPRSAQLITVLLAVLKCGAAYTAWGTRWPQARLRALLAPLAPPLLVTRTPLPGITVPTWAPLNGSVRHWADAPTGGTPRAEVTGDDPATVFFTSGTSGSPKAVVSPHRATTRLTGATAVWAGPGRVMAQTAPASWDAFSLESWGTLTAGGTCAVAQDDRLLPSSLRALVGESGVDTVFLTTSLFHLFVEEDPGCFEGLRTVLTGGERLSPQVALRFLAAHPGTVLNNCYGPVESCVFASVHRVAPEDCTASDGIPLGTPVPETGIHVLHGTTPAAPGEVGEICVSGDGLAREYLGAPHLTARGFPVVPLSGVPTRVYRTGDYGHMDHQGVLHFKGRSDRQVKIAGHRVEPQEIEEAGRNVPGVRDCAVTGVPDAAGGDTRLALFYTCDTARGPDRPELTPAALRRELASRLPAHLAPHVVRQLPELPLTPNGKTDLVALPALLDAPVPTAAVNRIS from the coding sequence ATGAGCGAAGCGACGCTGATCCACGCGGCGGTGGCCCACCGGGCAGAGCTCGCTCCCGACGCCCTGGCCCTGATCGACAAGGACGAGCGGGTCAGTTACGCGGAACTCGACGCGGCCTCCGATGCCCTCGCCCGACACTTGCGCGACCGGGGCGTCGGGCGGGGGAGTCTTGTCCCGGTGGTCCTGCCGCGGTCGGCGCAGCTCATCACAGTGTTGCTCGCCGTGCTCAAGTGCGGGGCCGCCTACACCGCTTGGGGCACCCGCTGGCCGCAGGCCCGCCTGCGCGCGCTGCTGGCCCCGCTCGCCCCGCCGCTGCTCGTCACCCGCACCCCTCTGCCGGGCATCACCGTTCCCACGTGGGCACCCCTGAACGGGTCTGTGCGGCACTGGGCCGACGCTCCCACCGGCGGCACCCCACGAGCTGAGGTCACCGGCGACGATCCGGCGACGGTGTTCTTCACGTCCGGCACGTCCGGCAGTCCCAAAGCCGTGGTCAGTCCGCACCGGGCGACCACGCGGCTCACCGGAGCGACGGCCGTCTGGGCGGGACCCGGCCGTGTGATGGCACAGACCGCGCCGGCCTCGTGGGACGCCTTCTCACTGGAGTCGTGGGGGACGCTCACGGCCGGGGGAACCTGCGCCGTGGCTCAGGACGACCGCCTCCTTCCCTCGTCTCTGCGCGCCCTCGTGGGCGAGAGCGGGGTCGACACCGTCTTCCTGACCACGTCGCTGTTCCACCTTTTCGTCGAGGAGGATCCGGGCTGCTTCGAGGGGCTGCGCACCGTGCTCACCGGCGGCGAACGCCTATCGCCCCAAGTGGCCCTCCGCTTCCTGGCCGCTCATCCCGGCACGGTTCTGAACAACTGTTACGGCCCGGTCGAGAGCTGCGTGTTCGCCTCCGTCCACCGAGTCGCTCCCGAGGACTGCACGGCGTCGGACGGCATCCCGCTGGGCACCCCGGTCCCGGAAACCGGCATCCACGTACTGCACGGCACCACCCCGGCCGCCCCCGGAGAGGTGGGGGAGATCTGCGTTTCCGGCGACGGCTTGGCCCGGGAGTACCTGGGCGCCCCTCACCTGACCGCGCGCGGTTTTCCCGTCGTCCCGCTCTCCGGCGTACCGACGCGGGTGTACCGGACCGGCGACTACGGTCACATGGACCATCAAGGGGTATTGCACTTCAAAGGCAGATCCGACCGCCAAGTGAAGATCGCCGGACATCGCGTCGAGCCTCAGGAGATCGAGGAAGCGGGCCGGAACGTTCCGGGGGTGCGGGACTGCGCCGTGACGGGCGTTCCCGACGCCGCCGGGGGCGACACCCGACTGGCCCTGTTCTACACCTGCGACACGGCACGCGGCCCGGACCGTCCTGAGCTGACGCCCGCCGCGCTGCGACGGGAGTTGGCCTCGCGGCTGCCCGCCCACCTGGCGCCCCATGTGGTGCGTCAGCTGCCGGAACTTCCGCTCACCCCCAACGGGAAGACCGATCTCGTGGCCCTTCCGGCGCTCCTCGATGCCCCCGTGCCCACCGCCGCAGTGAACAGGATCTCGTGA